A DNA window from Daucus carota subsp. sativus chromosome 3, DH1 v3.0, whole genome shotgun sequence contains the following coding sequences:
- the LOC135151095 gene encoding uncharacterized protein LOC135151095, translated as MTKRTRSHLGLPQNPDNPQTDQDNPNQDHASGPLFTHVNPDENQAINPNDAQVTIEANQYKYTDIPVTTLHLSQLTNVELAEAIRQYHDRRESNRRLEDIGESEDSGNSRQSRGSVFDRIGDKAKKKKQKESEETRLKILAERKEQIRKEEEEKLEQKIALRIQLEEEKLTKGSRSKRYRKETTPELISEDEDERPGQTNLRDMINELNRKIGNDAGLEIGGTLTPFSHSLESIPRQKGMKHYNFESFNGLGDPEEHLHYFEQIALIYYYNDLTKCRFFASTFKGGAQRWFSRIPSRSIGSWKDFREAFLRRFRANKTHELHMCHLETVRQYDNEALSDYMKRFQEAINKISNLDEREALSIFRRNLDPEQNERYVVELINKEPQSLAAAYAMAAKFIKETDVLQAMRMTRQGSSRGKQVEDRPRKEYHQDKKFKPDRQTNFIQQSGSKRTSQQGSGSRSDPGPNKATREPKPEPEWTPLNRSREDILKEVRDKPFYYPPKPMQTPPESRPTNRHCDYHGTHGHKTENCISLKYFIEEQISKGNMGQYIARNTADKTGGSGKQKNIVNVVLGGSCSPPPSPGSCQEVMSIQAFPEQVISFSNKDFEGVTRGHNQALVVTLDMAENEVRRILVDNGSSANILFKHTMDRMELGSIRMNDYREDPLYGFGNSIVPVLGTLYLPVRFGTLPNQVTHTIKFYVTDTPSPYNVIIGRPGLNKIEAITSIPHLKFKFPTPFGVGEVRGDSATAGMCYSQALVMAETHLDNKRKATVF; from the coding sequence ATGACAAAAAGGACACGCTCCCACCTGGGCCTTCCCCAGAACCCGGACAACCCTCAGACAGACCAGGACAACCCGAACCAGGATCATGCCTCAGGACCCCTCTTCACCCATGTGAACCCGGACGAGAACCAAGCAATCAACCCCAATGATGCCCAGGTCACGATCGAAGCAAATCAGTACAAGTACACCGACATCCCGGTCACCACCCTCCACCTGTCCCAGCTCACCAACGTAGAGTTGGCCGAGGCCATCCGACAGTACCATGATCGCCGGGAAAGCAACCGCAGACTTGAGGACATCGGTGAGTCCGAGGACTCCGGGAACAGCCGTCAATCCCGGGGTTCTGTCTTCGACCGTATTGGAGACAAAgcgaagaaaaagaaacaaaaggaaagtGAGGAAACCCGGCTGAAAATTTTGGCTGAAAGAAAAGAACAGATCcgaaaagaggaagaggaaaaacttgaaCAAAAAATTGCCCTCCGGATTCAACTCGAAGAGGAGAAGTTGACAAAAGGATCCCGGTCCAAACGGTACCGGAAAGAAACAACACCCGAACTCATCTCTGAGGACGAGGATGAGAGACCGGGGCAGACCAACCTCAGGGACATGATCAATGAACTCAACCGGAAAATCGGAAATGATGCCGGGCTTGAAATTGGGGGAACCCTGACCCCCTTCAGCCACTCCCTGGAATCCATACCCCGACAAAAGGGTATGAAACACTACAACTTTGAATCTTTCAATGGACTGGGAGACCCGGAGGAACACCTGCACTACTTTGAACAGATAGCCCTGATCTACTACTACAATGATCTGACCAAATGCCGCTTCTTCGCATCCACATTCAAGGGAGGGGCCCAGAGATGGTTCAGCCGGATCCCCTCCCGGAGCATCGGATCCTGGAAAGACTTCAGGGAAGCCTTCCTCAGAAGGTTCCGAGCAAACAAGACACATGAACTTCATATGTGTCACCTGGAAACGGTTCGTCAGTATGACAATGAGGCACTCTCAGATTACATGAAACGTTTccaggaagcaatcaacaaaatctCCAACCTAGACGAGCGTGAGGCTTTGAGCATTTTCAGAAGAAACCTAGACCCGGAACAAAATGAGAGATATGTTGTCGAGTTGATCAACAAAGAACCCCAGAGCCTGGCGGCTGCTTATGCCATGGCTGCAAAATTCATCAAAGAAACCGACGTACTCCAAGCCATGAGAATGACCAGACAGGGCAGCTCAAGAGGAAAACAGGTCGAGGATAGACCCCGGAAAGAATATCACCAGGATAAGAAATTCAAACCGGACAGACAGACAAACTTCATCCAGCAATCAGGTTCCAAGAGGACCAGCCAACAGGGATCCGGGTCCAGAAGTGACCCCGGTCCAAACAAAGCAACCAGGGAACCAAAACCAGAGCCCGAATGGACTCCTCTAAACAGATCCCGCGAGGACATACTCAAGGAGGTCCGGGACAAACCCTTCTACTACCCACCAAAACCCATGCAAACTCCTCCTGAAAGCAGACCTACCAACAGGCACTGTGACTACCATGGTACCCATGgtcataaaactgaaaattgcatATCCCTCAAATACTTCATTGAAGAACAGATCAGCAAAGGAAACATGGGGCAATATATAGCCCGGAATACAGCCGACAAAACAGGGGGATCCGGGAAACAGAAAAACATTGTCAACGTAGTGCTAGGAGGATCCTGTTCACCTCCCCCTAGCCCGGGCTCCTGTCAAGAAGTGATGTCCATCCAAGCCTTCCCCGAACAAGTGATTTCCTTCAGCAACAAGGACTTTGAAGGAGTCACCCGGGGTCACAATCAAGCCCTGGTAGTGACCCTTGACATGGCCGAAAATGAAGTAAGGAGGATCCTGGTGGACAACGGCTCCTCGGCCAACATCTTGTTCAAACACACCATGGACCGAATGGAGCTCGGGAGTATCCGGATGAACGATTACAGGGAGGATCCTCTATATGGGTTCGGGAATAGCATTGTCCCGGTCCTTGGCACACTCTATCTCCCGGTCCGATTCGGAACTCTTCCGAACCAAGTCACTCATACCATCAAATTCTATGTGACGGATACACCCTCCCCTTACAACGTGATCATCGGCCGCCCAGGTCTGAACAAGATCGAAGCTATTACTTCCATCCCACACCTAAAGTTCAAGTTCCCAACCCCGTTCGGGGTAGGGGAAGTCAGAGGAGATTCGGCAACAGCCGGGATGTGTTATAGCCAAGCCTTGGTCATGGCAGAAACGCACCTGGACAATAAGAGAAAGGCTACCGTCTTCTAA